Within Leishmania infantum JPCM5 genome chromosome 35, the genomic segment GGTAGCGAACGAGGATGTAGAGAGGCAGGTGTACCACAGGGACCGGCGAAGCTGACGACCGTCGGGAAAACACTTGCGCCCAGAGAAATCCGAATCAACGCAAGGGAGCGCTTCTTATCCTACATGTGGGAGCTTCGCTCGCATTTTTCAAGATGTTTGCCTCGACGTGTCTCTTTCTGCCGCTATGAGGCTGCATTTGTGCGAGTGTGTTTGCGTTCGCACAGGCGTAGGATAAaccattttttttgttgtttgtgttTTGTGGTTTGCGCTCTGCCGTATGCCATTCCACCTCTCTTCATCTCATCTCTCTTTTGTGCCTCTCAGGTCTCTCTTGCATCGCTCTCTGTCTTGTCGGGTCTGTGTCCGTGAAGGTGCGCGTGTCTCCTCGTTTTCTTGTTTATTGTTTTGTTTGAGTCAGTTGTCGGTGcgctctttttcctttgttttttattttttttccCCGTTTCTCTAGCCCTTTCTTTTATTTTATTCCACTCTTCCGTAAGTCGACGATAACGAGAAAAGCCTACACAACAGCCAATCCGTAAAAGGATGGGAAGTTTCCAAGGAGTGACCGGCTCTGCCTTGctgaggagaggaagggggacCGAAAGGTAGAGCAACAGCGTCCCGTCGGCTCAGCCGCATGCAGCCACGTACGTACACGCGCTTTCCcactctgtgcgtgtgcgcgtatgcCATAGGGATTCAACGAGAGGCGTGTGAAGCACCTTACGGGAGTCTACCTCAAGGGTCTCCTCAAAGGCGCCTGTGCCGGTAGCGGAACTTTACTTCCTTTCTTTGGTCGCTGCTCGCACACCGTAAAAGTAGGACGTTGGAAGAGAGGACTGCGAGTTTTCTTTTTCACCCGCTTCCTAGCGGCGCACGTGGCCGTTGAATAGGGCCTCCGTTGCACTACCCTTCACCCAATGCTCTTCCCTTTCCGTGATGCAGGTGTATGTGCGACGTCGTAGACTTGCGCGCTCTCCTCGCTTTCATTTGCAGGTGCTCCGCGTCAATGCATCTCTGCTTCCGCATAAACCCACCGCGGCACTTCCCTACCTGCTCCGTTTGCTTTTCCATCtggcccccacccccgtTGCATACCCGTACACGCAACAAcgttgtctgtgtgtgctgatGCCCTTGACGCGGTCCTCGCTGGCCGCTCCCCAACACCATCCCAATCTCTTATTCGCCAACCAACGGGCACCGACCAAGAAGACCTTTGAACCAACGCTACTAACCCCAACCCACACATCTACTACCTTTTCTTCCTTCCGCGCTTTCTGTTTGCCTTTCGATTCTCGCTCAAGCTGCGCATAACACCCTCTCCTTTCACGCGCTCGACTTTTccttccaccccctccccgtgtAAACCATGGCCACCACGTACGAGGAGTTTTCGGCGAAGCTGGACCGCCTGGATGAGGAGTTCAACAGGAAGATGCAGGAGCAGAACGCCAAGTTCTTTGCGGACAAGCCGGATGAGTCGACGCTGTCGCCCGAGATGAAGGAGCACTACGAGAAGTTCGAGCGCATGATCAAGGAACACACAGAGAAGTTCAACAAGAAGATGCACGAGCACTCGGAGCACTTCAAGCAGAAGTTCGCcgagctgctcgagcagcagaaggCTGCGCAGAACATGTGCAAGTAGCACTAGAAACAGTTAAGCGGCTCGAAGCATGCCGGATACCACCAAGACTCGCATATTTGTGCATGCCGGTGCTTGCCGATGTTTGCATGAGCGCTTTCGGGCAGGGGAAGAGGTTGAAGGCAAAGAAACACCAATGATTTGCCCTGGAATGCAAGTACGAAGACGACAGCGGTGCATCGAGAGTCGGGGGTGTGGTTTTATGAGCGTCTCAGCAGTAAGAGGCACagcggtgtgcgcgcctgcctTTGTGGGCGTATGGCCAGGCGTTTGCCACAGGCGTCGCTCGTGTGCCCACGAacggtatgtgtgtgtgtgtgtccgccCGGCGCGTGGATtcgtggatggcgcagctCAGCAGGGGGAGCCGGATAGCAGTTGAGGGAAGGAGATTAAGAGTGCAGGTGAGagggtgcgccgcctcccgATCTTCTCTCTGAAGCTTTCCATTGAAACGATCTATACTCTTGTGTGCGCAAGCCCCAGCTTGTGGCCGTGGTAGAGCCGAGGTAATGCCGAACGAGCAGTGAGGTAGAAACGTGCAATGCTGAAGGTTTCTTGTTATTTTGTGTTCTCGACGTGCGCCGCTTTTCCGTATCGTGCCCTTTCATGTTCGTGAATTGGTCAAAGGCGCGGGGAACGCGCCGTGAGGCGAACGGTGCGGTGGTGAAGCCGTGCGGTCGCGTCTGTTAACCTTCGCGTGTACCCCATCGCTATCTGCGTTCCCGTCCCCTGCGCTCTGCTGCCCCTTTTGCCGTATACATCCTCTACCGTCAACGTGCGCACATCTCTAGAGTGCCAGTATCGGCGAGAGGGAGCGTGGAGCGGGGTTGGGTGAGTGGGAAGTGCGAGAAGCGAACGGGTGCCATCTGCTCTAGTCTTGGTAAAGCCCCCGAGTACAACTTAAGCTGGCTCTTTGGTCACAACATGCGTTGGGTTCAGTGTCTGGCACCGAACTTTGCCTGCGTGCACACCTTTCCATCCCCATGCGCGTTCCTCTTTTTGGGACATCTTGAGCCCCTGCACGACTTGCTTCCCGACATCCCCTACTCTTATTTCTCTTTTTGTTGGATTCGTCTTTTGATCCAGGCACCTTCTCAGAGGCGTGACGGCTGTCCTCGTGTTGacccgctcttcttccttgtCCTCTCTCCTGTCCGGTTGTATCTTCACTGCGCATTTTTTCGTCTCCCTGGACTCCACTGTACACCTCCCTCTTGACTCTTCCCTCATATTTCTTATTTCCCAAcacccctcccacacacacacatacacggcCGAGGCCCGTAGGGCGTCGGAGAGAGTGCGCGCGGGGACCctgagagagaaagcgagagaagcACGCAAAGCCGAGGCCGGCAGTCGGGAAAACATGAGGCGGGCGAAGAAAGGCCATGCAGTGAGGTGCATCTTCGGCAGATGAACACGCAGTGTGTTGCCgttccccaccccctttttgCCACCCGTACACATACGCAAACACgtatacgtgtgtgtgtgtggaggatGGATGGACGCTGCGTGCGCATCAGTCCTCTTATATTTTTGGCtacccgctgccgctgctctctctaATATTACCACCTCTTCTCTTGTTTCGCTTCTTGGCGTTAGCTCAGGAGGTCTTCATGGGAAAGCGCTGCAAAGAGCACGGCCACCAACCACGCATACCTTGGcgacctttttttttgcttcacacccttctcctccacgcaGGTTGAAGCTGGCTGCCGTTGCTCTTGCCTGCGGAACGACGCTACTGTAGCTAATTCTCTTTCGCGAGCTCTCTCTCACACGattggtgtgcgtgtgtgggatAGGTGCGTtactttcctttttttttccgcttcTTCATGCTTCTTGcgtcttccttttttttgtcgtttattgctctcgctctttctttTGCGTCTCGCGcacttctctttctcttgcttcACTCTTCGACTGCGCTGCCCCTCCCATATATCATTCAaacaacgcacacacacataaaaaCCTCTcgaaaaggggaaaaaaaacgaaacgCACCCTGAACAACAGCGAAAAAGCGCGCCGCATCTAAGCCTGCGGACTTGCCCTCATCCGAAGGCACGTACAAGCCTTCTTTTTGCTGCCTCTTCGGCAAGtagcgcgcacacaagctTCTTGCGGCGTGGGGActccctcctgctcctccgccttcccACGAACATGACCCCTGGCGGTCATCGCGTTATCTGGACATACAAAACTAGCAATGTATATGCACAAGAAAGGACAGCACCACATCTGTGACTACAAGCTactctttcctcctcctgtTTACATATTTCTTGGTGCTCGTGCGGTGCTCTGTGCCCCACTACACTCTTTACGTACTTCCCTGGCCGGCTCCTTGTCCCCCTAAACACACGAATAAATATTTGACGATACAACACACGCCCGCCCCCGTTGCATACCCGTACACGCAACAAcgttgtctgtgtgtgctgatGCCCTTGACGCGGTCCTCGCTGGCCGCTCCCCAACACCATCCCAATCTCTTATTCGCCAACCAACGGGCACCGACCAAGAAGACCTTTGAACCAACGCTACTAACCCCAACCCACACATCTACTACCTTTTCTTCCTTCCGCGCTTTCTGTTTGCCTTTCGATTCTCGCTCAAGCTGCGCATAACACCCTCTCCTTTCACGCGCTCGACTTTTccttccaccccctccccgtgtAAACCATGGCCACCACGTACGAGGAGTTTTCGGCGAAGCTGGACCGCCTGGATGAGGAGTTCAACAGGAAGATGCAGGAGCAGAACGCCAAGTTCTTTGCGGACAAGCCGGATGAGTCGACGCTGTCGCCCGAGATGAAGGAGCACTACGAGAAGTTCGAGCGCATGATCAAGGAACACACAGAGAAGTTCAACAAGAAGATGCACGAGCACTCGGAGCACTTCAAGCAGAAGTTCGCcgagctgctcgagcagcagaaggCTGCGCAGTACCCGTCCAAGTAAGACAGCGAGGGTAAAACCACTGTAGGGTGAGATTCGGTGTCTTGTGTATATGAAGGCGCCCATCAGCCACACATATTTACTTGTCcgcgtttttcttttccgccttttccccctctcttctcgtGCTGCATTGTGTGTAGAGTCACGTGCTCGA encodes:
- the KMP11-2 gene encoding kinetoplastid membrane protein-11, yielding MATTYEEFSAKLDRLDEEFNRKMQEQNAKFFADKPDESTLSPEMKEHYEKFERMIKEHTEKFNKKMHEHSEHFKQKFAELLEQQKAAQNMCK
- the KMP11-1 gene encoding kinetoplastid membrane protein-11, producing the protein MATTYEEFSAKLDRLDEEFNRKMQEQNAKFFADKPDESTLSPEMKEHYEKFERMIKEHTEKFNKKMHEHSEHFKQKFAELLEQQKAAQYPSK